TCAATCGCCACCAGAAAATACAGAAAATCTGTTTGCTCACAGAGGAGGTGGTCCTGTAACCTTATATGAGGTTCCTAAGAGCCCTGATGTTAATACAAAAGAAGTTAATGGGAAAATCCCAAGGAGCGAAGAGAGGGAACATAGAAAGAAAAGTAGCCAAAGAAGAAATGAAGACCGAGAAGCTGGGATACACCGGAGTGGCCAAAGAAGGGGTGAAGACCGAGAAGCAGGGACAAGACGAAGAGAGGGACCGAAACCAAGAAAGAACAGGAGCAAGAGTGAGCCTCCTCGGATTGAGGCTGATCTCTATAGTCCTACTAGTCCTTCTCCAATGAGAGATTTTGAGCCATGAACGAAGAATTCAACCCTCAAAATGAGATGGATAAAATCGTCTATGGTTGAAGTTGGCGAACCAGGCGAACTTATCAATCTTTGAGAATGGCCTTGGGGTCAAAGTCTGGTCCTACCACATTGAGTTTCTACCTAAGAGTTTGTTCTAAATTGCCATTGCCAATATGCCGCTGCTGAAACTATCGACTATGGAGTTTCTGCTATGAAAGTTTTTGCATCTTGGGGTGCCCATTTTGTGTAATTTTATGGTAGCTTAGTGTATATGTATTTAACATGCAATTGCGACTCTATAACCACTGGTTCAGGCCAAAAGATGACAATGCTCTCGATTAATGTTACAATTCAAATTGCACAGATAGCCAGTTTTTCCACATATAGCAATTCAGAATGTCAGTCTTCCATACAAATTTTTGGAATTCCTTCAATTCAAGAGTTTTTATAAAACTTCTACAAACACTAGGACTGGAGAAAGAAAACTACCTCTAATTCATAAAAACAAGTGGAATTGGGGACTAATACTAATACCAACAAAGTACACTTCACATGATTCTTTAAACGTAAAATCTCTATTTGAAAACGCTTGATGTTAATGATGTATGTAATTCACAAACTGGGTCTCCTGTTATTGAGagaatttccctacaaaacaaGAAAATGTGTTCAGTTTTAAAGAAGCTGAAACGTTTGCAAGTTTGACATAACAAAAGGAGTTGAGTTTAAAAGTTAAAGAGTAGCTCACCCCAAGCATGGCGCAACTTCAATGCAAGCTGTGTGACAGATCTCCTGTCAGCTGGGTTTGGAAAATCCATGCTTGCTGCTTCTTGTACAGCAGACAAGAATTCTCTCCTGGCTTTGGCTGGTAGATCAAGGTAATCTGGTCCATAGGTATTGCTCAAGTCCACCATCTAACAACACAGCAAGCAATAGCATAAAGATATAGCTTCTCATTGTCGTTGtgcagaagaaaaaaatatgaatATGTTATTTTTTTAATCATGTAGTGAAATTCAGGGAGAAAATTGACATACTTGAGGACCTAGTGGTTCATTTCAATTAAAGATTACAGATTTATGGTGAATAAACTAATCTTCCATCCTTTGTGGTCTGCATGTGTAAATAACATGAAACAAGACTTAAGTTAGGAGTGTGTGATATCTTACCTGCTGCAACCAAGGAATTATGGAGCCCAAAAATCTCTGATCCAGGAAGTGAGATGCCAATGTGCTAAGAACCTCACAGGCCGTATCTTGTGACAACATTTCCAAAACGGGACCAGTTCGATCCAAAAGTTCCATCAGAGTAAGGTCATCACCGGAGCGGAGAACCCCGACAAATGCAGAATCTAAGTCACCTTTGCAAATATAATCCTTTACAAGTTTCCACAAGTTATTATTATAACCTAGACTATTTTCTCTGCCACTGAAGTTACGGGGCGAAGCAGTAATAGTTTCCTCAACTTTTCGTGCACGAAAACTTGAATTTTTAGGTTCAGTTATAATATTTGGTTTCACATACTTTCCTGTCACGTTTAGCCTGTGATCTTTCCGCATGTCAACACCTTGTTTCTCTGAAGTGCTTGATCTACATTCAGAAACTGAAGTGCCCTCCCAAACGTCCCTGCTCTTTGCAGCCAATCGGGAAGATCGTCTCGGCTGTATATCCATAGATGTCCTAGGGGTGCAGGTAGAAACTCTTGGGGAAGAAGAGACACTATGGCTGTTTCTCAAAACTTTGGAGCCTGCCATATTAGAGTGGCTCTTGTGAACGAAGTCTTGTGCAATTCTGTCGACTGAATTTTCTAAACCAAGCACTTTTGAGTGCAACATAGATAAGCTCTCCATTGTACTCCCCATGAACAgctgaacaattttttttttaaaaaaaaccacCAAAGGAATTAAAGCTACATAAATGCCTCTGAACAGTTTATAAGGTAGcatattttgaaatgatttacaGCATTCTTATAAGGTACATATCCAATTTGATTTGGGGTATATACATCAGACCAATTCTTAAGTGACACAGATCCAAAAGATGTCAGCAGCTAAACATAGGTTACTTGCAGTAACAGAGTATGACAATATTAACGAGTATGTGCTAGACCTAGAGCAGTTAAACAACTCAAAAAACCAGAGTGAAGCTAAAGAAACCTATGATATTTTAATGAAAAGTAGATAGCAATTATTTAACATGCAATTGCGAATCTATAACCACTAGCACATGCCAAAATATACTAATGCTCTGGATTAATGTTGACTGTTGAGTTAAAATCAATTGCACAGATAGTAAAAAGTAGATAGGCATATATTAATGTTATGTCAAGAATAATAACaagataataagaaaataccTGCAACATATCCATTAGACTTGACTGTTTGTTTTCAATCTCAGAAAGTTGTTTCTGCATTATGGCCATCTCATTTGCTGTTTGAGAGCAACACCCACGCACAACTTGTGAGCTCACTTCTGTAATTGTGGAATCCAAACTCTGGCGATTCAGTGACCTTTCTGGACATACTGGATGTTGGAACACAACTTCTTCAGCAGTAGGCTGTTTGTTCCTCTCCACTGCCTTCACAACAGTACTTTTCTCAAGAAAGTCATGACTCACCCGTTTAATCTCAAACTTACCATCGACTAGATTTGACATTGAACACTCAGATATATCATCTGTTGGAGAATAATCATATGTGTTATCTTGCAGAACTCTAGTATCTTCAGTTCTTCTTTCAAATGCTTTAGTAAGACAACTACCCTCAGATTCTTCCTCCTGTCTGTCCATTAAATTAATTGGACAGGTCTTCGGAACAGCAATTTCAATCTCCCAATCTTCTGCTTTGGATTTTTGAGGACTTGGTACATTATTTGCGCCCATTCTCCTAGCAGTTAGAGGAACCCTTTTGCTGACTGTT
This DNA window, taken from Papaver somniferum cultivar HN1 chromosome 3, ASM357369v1, whole genome shotgun sequence, encodes the following:
- the LOC113358750 gene encoding TORTIFOLIA1-like protein 2; this encodes MRTQTQLKAKGNTRPSPQQATFELKSRVIHTLNKLADRDTYQLGVEELEKTAESLTPEGVAPFISCVIDTDSGQKSAVRKECVRIMGTLARFHDGLLGPHVSKMMSSIVKRLKDPDSVVRDACVEAVGVLASKLSNYEEESDGSFVLLVKPLFEALGEQNKVVQCGSALCLASVIDNAIDPPISILARMLTRITKFLKNPHFMAKPAVVDLVRSIIQAGGASSQNTLSAAMSSIQEALKSSDWATRKAASVALAGIVVSGGSSLMSFKASCIRALESCRFDKVKPVRDSVSQALHCWKSLPGSDAADLSETGSSTKENLRGEYSDLTGASDGGWKDVASKNIGKETVSKRVPLTARRMGANNVPSPQKSKAEDWEIEIAVPKTCPINLMDRQEEESEGSCLTKAFERRTEDTRVLQDNTYDYSPTDDISECSMSNLVDGKFEIKRVSHDFLEKSTVVKAVERNKQPTAEEVVFQHPVCPERSLNRQSLDSTITEVSSQVVRGCCSQTANEMAIMQKQLSEIENKQSSLMDMLQLFMGSTMESLSMLHSKVLGLENSVDRIAQDFVHKSHSNMAGSKVLRNSHSVSSSPRVSTCTPRTSMDIQPRRSSRLAAKSRDVWEGTSVSECRSSTSEKQGVDMRKDHRLNVTGKYVKPNIITEPKNSSFRARKVEETITASPRNFSGRENSLGYNNNLWKLVKDYICKGDLDSAFVGVLRSGDDLTLMELLDRTGPVLEMLSQDTACEVLSTLASHFLDQRFLGSIIPWLQQMVDLSNTYGPDYLDLPAKARREFLSAVQEAASMDFPNPADRRSVTQLALKLRHAWGKFSQ